The genomic DNA GTACAGAGACTACCCATGCCCACttctgggcccctgagctccaggCAGAGGGCCCAGCCCTGGTGGAACCTGCACCTTACCCTGCCCGCCACCGGGATTGTGGTGAAAGTGCCCTCACGACAGACCCATGTCACCACCCCGGTCTCAGCTCCgctggcctcctccctcccatcctcctcccaccacctccccagGTTCTCACCCCACACCTCCGTGGTAAGGGGCTTCTTGCCATCTCCTGTTGTGCCGTATCCGGAGGTGACCTCCTCAAGGTTGGGTCCAGGGTTCTTAGGGGCGGGTTTGCACTGGAAGGGCTCCTACCGCCACCGCTCCTAGCGGCCACTGTCACTAGCAGGTGCCCAGGGTCCAGGTCTCTTGCCCTGCCCTTGTGAAAACCACCTGAGTAGGGGATGAGCTGATGAGGGGACCAGGAATCCTGGCCTAGCTACTACCATATGTTGTCAAAGATgaataaagactattttttatTCTGGGTATTCTTTTAACGTTTGCATGTGAATCTCAGAGGCCCTCCCATGTGAGGAGGGTCCTGTCCCTTGTGGACAGTGGTCTGAGCCCAGAGTAGGGCCCTGTGTCTGCGGTCTAGCCCCCTCTGGTCCTGCTGCCCAGGACAGGACTCTCCAGTGTGTCTGCCCCGCCAAGAGGGAGTTGCTTGGGAAGGGTGCGGAGAGGACTTGGTGGCTTAACCCTGGTGGCTCCCCAGTGTGGCCCCTGACCCTCCTTTCACCCATCAAGGCCTAGGCATGCTTCCCTCCTCTGAACCCTGGCCTAGGCGAGGGTTGTGCAGGCTCCCTTTTGGCTGATACAGTGACTGATGTCACTGGCCTTGTCCCAGGCCTGACTGGTGTGGCTGGCATGATAACAGGGTGGTAAGTAGGCGGTGGGCCAGCACGCAGGACCCCAGCTCAGCTTTCCATCGGGCCAGCAGAGCAGATGTGGTGAGGCCGCACCCTGAGTGGACTGAGCGTGGCGCCGCGTGGGTGACGCGGAGGATGCTCTGGGGGGGAGGGCACCCAGGGTGGCAGGCAGAAGTGGATGACgtgtctccctttccctccctgctgCCACACAGAGCCCCAATTAcaaattcaccaagaagaagaCGCTGCCCTCCATCCTGTCCAAGTCCACCACCATGTCCCGCCTCTCCAACCCCCGGCACGAGGAGCTCGTTGACTACCTGAAGGGCCAGGCTGTGTCCTTGCTTGCCTGCAAGTACAGGTTTGAGAAGAACCTCACTGGGCAGCTGGGCTTCATCTCCTTCCCCATCACTGAGGCACTCCTGGACCTCTTCCTGGGCTTCAGGAAGGTGAAGGGCTCGCGCATCCGTCTGTCCTCCACAATCGACTGGAGCTGCCTGCTGCGCAGGCTGGAGGAGGCCGAGTTTAGCCAGCGGTCACCCCAGCGGGCATCCCGGCCCCCTTCCCAGCACACCTCCCAGCACAGCACCCCCCAGCGCAGCATGCAGACACCCACCGCGCTGTCCGCCAGGACCCACAGGGTCCAGGACAAGCCCACAGGGTCCTCCCTCAACATGAGGTCCCCGGGACCCCGGCTACTTGCCTCACAGGAGCTCCCGGCAGCCGCGGAGCAGGAGCCCGCCAGACCGCCAGAGCCCAAGCTGTTCCTGTCCCCCGCCAACACTGGCGTGGCGTCCCATCAGTCCGACCAGACAATGGACGTGGAGGGCCACCAGAGCatcgaggaggaggaggaggacaaggaggaggatggagaggaggaggaagaggacgaGGATGACTTTGGAGATGAGGGCGAACCCCAGAGCTCCCTGGAGCCTCAAGAGGAGGCTGTGGTCAGTGCCACGGCGGCAGGCTCAGGTGTGGGCCATGGTGACTGCCCATGGGGCCCCTGAAGTGCACTGAGTGCTCCATGCCCCACTCCTTCCACCCCAGCGGCCACTGCCCTCACAGCCATCCCACCCTGAGCAGAGGTCAGAGCAGCTGGTGCCCACGAGGAGCTCTGCTGAGCCTCTCAGGGGAGCCAACGGGAGAAATAAAGCTTGTGTTGATGAAACACGGTTTTCCTGTCAGAGATCTCAGCCATCCTTCTGACCACCTGCCCCCGGGGAGCATCTCTGGAGAGCTGGGCCAGGCCTCCACGGCAGCTGCCGGTGCCCTGAGCCCCGTGACCTCCTGGGCTCTGCTGCTGGCTCTTCTGCACTCCAGTCTGCACCTTCCTGCCTCTTCAAGCCTCTTAGGACTCATGGTCCCCACCCTCACAGCCCCTGTGCATCACACTCCCACTTCCCTAGGGCTCCTCCTCTGCCAGGGCGTATCCTCCCTCTCCTGATGCTCCCACCACTACCTGTCTtcctaatttttgttgttgttgtacgcatgcttctcactgttgtggcctctcccgttgcggagcacaggctccggatgcacaggctcagcggccatggctcacgggcccagccactccgcggcatgtgggatcctcccggactggggcacgaacccgtgtcccctgcattggcaggcggactctcagccactgcgccaccagggaagcccctgtcttccTAATTTGTATTTCTCAGCTCGTGCTCCTGAGGTCACGCAGGGGCTGCTGGTAGGTCAAGCCATGGATTGGCTGACCCAGCTGGCTGTGTGACTATCCCTTCCGCAGAGGCCCTGGGCAAGGCAGCTCTCTTTCTTGAAGGGTCTGTGGGCTCGGCTGGTGCTGTGCTCAGAGGATCTCACGTCCAAGGTTCTCCTGGAGCTTCTGGCCATCCGgtgcccccagctcctcccctctgccttccTCAGGCAGCCTGTTTGTTCCCCTTCAGGCATCTTCACCCAGGGAGCAgctccacccctacccccaccctgCCCCTATGGTGGAGAGAAGATGCTTAGCCTCGCTGAGCAGGCCGCCATTTCGGGGAGGCTGGTGGATCTCTCATGCCTCCCCTGGAGCCCGCCAGGTGCGCAGAGGCCAGACCTGCTTGGCTCGGCCTGACCGTGCTCAGTGGCCcacaggtgaggacacagcaacTATGGAGCTTCCTCTGGAACCAGGCAGGGAGGACCCCGCGATTCGGGGAGGAGGACCTGCTCCTCTGACTGGCAGAGGGGCCAGGGTCCTAGGTGGGGAGTCAGGGACCCATTTTCCCACAGAGCTGTTGTGACAAGGATCCTTCAAAGCACATGCTTGGTGCTGATGCCTATCCTCCGaggccaccactgccaccaccgcCACCATGTGAGGCCACAACAGCTGCTTTGTACATTACTGCCATATCACTTGGCCACAGTTGATTGGCCCTACTGGTGCATCCAATACCCTCTGGCTTCCAGGTCCTGCTGCCCAGTCTTCAAGGGAGAAGAGTGTatgtccccaccccagcctcagaGGCACACATctaggccctggggtgggagcagcCCCTTTGGGCACCACTGGTACATGATGCTAGAGACTGGTCCCCTTAGCTCCTGTTTCAGGCATCTGTTGCCATGTAACAAACCAAGATTTAAGTGGCTTCAAACAAAATCATCATCTGTAATGATTCTGAGGGGGTTCTACGGGCTCAGCTGGCAGTGGTGTAGCCAGAGCAGCTGGGGTGGGAGTGCTGCTTTCGGCTGGGGACTGGGCTGAGGCTAGGACATCCCTCGTGGACCCTCCCCTTACATCATCTCTCTCCCCGTTGCCCCTGGCCATTCAAGGGTCTGTCTGGGCAGGGGCTGGCTTCCTAGAGGGAGGAAGCAAGAACCACCAGTGAGTGCTCTGGCAGCCTGTGCTCAGAAGTCCCCAAACAGCACTTCTGTAGCATTCTTGTGGTCAAAGCCAATTATGATGCGTGCCCAGATCCAAGCGGAGGGGGAAGGGACTCCACGACTGGGGAGAGGAGCAGGTTGTGCTCACAGGGGTGGGAGGCATTGTTAGCAGATGTATTTGGAGACTAACACCTCTCCATCCTCCTTGGCTGACTGCACCTTGAGCAGTGCCTGGAACTGAGTTGAGTCAATCACGTCCCCTCTTGAGAATCTGAACCTGGAGACAAACTGTGGTATCCAGGTGGAGGGCCCCGAGCATCTGCCCATGAGGTGAGCAGGAAAAAGGAACAGCTAGGAGAAGCCATGAGGCTCCAGAGACTCAGGGAGAGCCGTGTTGGCTTCCCGACTTCAGCCCTGGGGTCTCTGCTGCTCTTGGAACCCTTTCTTTGCCTGTCAGGGAGATTACTCGCTGTGTCCTTACCATTGTCTGCTCCCAGTGCAATGGGAAGCTGTTGGCAGCTTTCAGCAGGCACCTGGCATGATctgatttatacttttttttttaaagtttttattgaatttgttacaatatcgcttctgttttatgttttggttttttggccccaaggcatgtgggatcttagctccctgaccagggatcaaacctgcacgccctgcattggaaggcaaagtcttaatcactggaccacgagggaagtgcCTTGATTTATGCTTTTTAAGACAGAAATCACTTTCCTGGGTGGAGAATGTCTTGGAGGGGCCCGAGTAGCAGGGAAATCTTCTAGGAGGGGTGGTCGATATCTGAAGGGGAGATGGAGTGGCTTGGATTAGGGTGGTGACGGGGGACGCAGGAGAGATGCCTTCCAATCTGTTTTGGAGTCAGAGCCATCAAGACATGCTGGGGTAGATGTGAGGAGTGTGGTAAAGAGAGGAATCAAAGATGAATCCCAGGTTTGGGGCTTGAACAACTTGTAAATGAGGTGCTGTTCCTGAGACTTGGAAGCCTGGGGGAGGAGCAGTGTGAGGGAGACCGGGGAGTCCTTCTTGGGGCATATTAGGTTTGAGATGCTTGTTGGTGTGTCCGAGAAGACACACCCAGATTGTACTCTAGCCCTCAAGGGCAGGGTCTGCCAAATCCAGGGCAGACTGTAAGCATTTTTTTAACAGACacacagttatttatttatttttggctgcattaggtcttcattgctgcacgtgggctttctctagttgcgtcgagcgggagctactcttcgttgcgttgcgcgggcttctcattgcggtggcttctcttgttgcagagcatgggctctaggtgcacggccttcagtagttgtggcatgtgggctcagtaattgtggctcatgggctctagagcgcaggctcagcagttgtggtgcactggacttacttagttgctcctcagcatgtgggatcttcccagaccagggcttgaacccgtgttccctgcattggcaggcggattcttaaccactgctccaccagggaagttaCCGTAAGCCTAT from Pseudorca crassidens isolate mPseCra1 chromosome 12, mPseCra1.hap1, whole genome shotgun sequence includes the following:
- the CCDC116 gene encoding coiled-coil domain-containing protein 116 isoform X1, yielding MTSCRHHSGYLADDEAGHTTCVARSPNYKFTKKKTLPSILSKSTTMSRLSNPRHEELVDYLKGQAVSLLACKYRFEKNLTGQLGFISFPITEALLDLFLGFRKVKGSRIRLSSTIDWSCLLRRLEEAEFSQRSPQRASRPPSQHTSQHSTPQRSMQTPTALSARTHRVQDKPTGSSLNMRSPGPRLLASQELPAAAEQEPARPPEPKLFLSPANTGVASHQSDQTMDVEGHQSIEEEEEDKEEDGEEEEEDEDDFGDEGEPQSSLEPQEEAVVSATAAGSGVGHGDCPWGP